ACGCCTACCTGGAAAGCGAACAGCAGGAAAAGGCCATCGACCTGCTGCAGGCATGGCGCGACAAGGAGCCGGCGTGGCGCTGGAGCAACGGCAAGTCACCCTACGCGAACTGGTCGCGCTACGAGGCCGATCTCAACCTGGCGATGGTGCGCGCCTACAGCGGCGACCTGCACACCGCGCAGCACGACCTGGAGTCGATGGTCGAGATCGCACCCGGCAACGGCGGGCTGCAGAGTGCGCTGGGCAGCGTCTACATGATGCGCGGCTGGCCACGCAGGGCGCTGCAGCGCCAGCAGATGGCACACGCACTGGACCCGCGTGACATCGAACCGCGCCTGGGCATGGAAGAAGCCTACGTTGCTCTGCAGCGCGACGACCTGGCGCGACCGCTGCACGATGACCTGGTCGCGCGCTATCCCACCCAGCCGGCGGTCGAACGCATGGACCAGGCCTGGCGTGCGCATCGCGGCTGGCAGCTGCAGGCGTGGACCGACATCGGCCACAGCTCCGGGGGCGGTGGCACCTCGCCACTGGGCAACAACGATCGCCACTACGGCGTGGAAGTGGAGACGCCGATCCTTGATGACCGCTGGCGGTTGTTCGCCCTCGCCGACCGGCGTTCGACCGACTTCCAGGACCAGCGCATCGATCCGCTGTGGCTGGGCGCGGGCGTGCGTTACCGCTTCGGGCGGCTGGATGCAGAAGCAGCCGTACTGCGCGCCAACGACCACATCGGCGATACCGGCCTGCGCGCCGGTGTCGGCTGGCAGTTCAACGATTACTGGCATGCCGGCGTGGTGGCCGCGCGCAATGATCCGGACGCCTCGATGCAGGCGCGCGCGGCCGGCATCACCGCCGACAGCGTGAGCGCGCAGGTGGACTACCGGCGCAGCGAGCTCACCCACTGGATGTTCGGCGCCAGCCGCTTCCGCTACGACGATGGCAACCATCGCGAGCTGTTCAGCACCCGCCTGGAACAGCGCCTGCTGACCCGCCCCCGCTGGCTGATCGATGGCTTGGCCAGCGCCTACACCAGTCGCGGCAGCCGCGACGATGCGCCCTACTTCAATCCGAAACGCGACCGCATGGTCGAGATCGGCCTGCGCATCGACCAGCAGCTGTGGCGGCATTACGAGCGCCACTTCCGGCACCGGCTGACCGTCTCGCTGGGCGACTACTGGCAGGACGGCTTCGGCAGTGCGTTGGTGCCGTCGGTGTCCTACATGCATGAATGGCAGCTGGGCCCCGGCCGCGTGTTCGAGTACGGCGTGCGCTGGTCACGGCCGGTCTACGACGGCCATCGCGAACGCCATATCGGCTTCGAAGCCGCACTGCGCTGGGGAGACTGACATGGCCCGCATCCTGCGACTGATCGTGCTCCTGCTGCTGGCCTGCGTGCCACCGGCGTTCGCGCAGCAGCCCCTGCATCTTGATGCGATCGACAACGGCCTGCTGATCCTCAGCTACCACGACATCCGCGATCAGGTGGCTGCCAAGGGTGATGCCGATACCTATGCGGTGAGCACGCAGAACTTCGCCGCACACCTGGACTGGCTGGGCGCGCATGGCTACCACCCGGTCTCGCTGTCGCAGGTGATCGAAGCCTCGCAGGGCCGTGCCACGCTGCCGCCGAAACCGGTGCTGCTGACCTTCGACGATGGCCTGCGCAGCGTCTACGACAAGGCCTTCCCGCTGCTGCAGGCCTACCACTACCCGGCCCTGGTGGCGGTGATCACCGACTACGTGGACATGGCGCCGGGCCGCACCATCGACTACGGCTACCGCCCGTTCGGCCACGATGATTTCGTCACCTGGGCGCAGCTGAAGCAGATGCACGACAGCGGCCTGATCGAAGTGGCCAGCCATACCGACGACCTGCACCACGGCGTGCTCGCCAATCCACAGGGCAATTCCACGCCCGCCGTGGTCACCCGCATCTACACCCCCGCCACGCACAGCTACGAAAGCGAGGCACAGTATGAGCAGCGCCTGCGCACCGACCTCGCACGCAGCGTGCAGCGCATCGAACAGCATCTCGGCGTACGTCCGCGCGCCATCGTCTGGCCGTACGCCGCCTACAACCAGTTGAGCAACGACATCGCCGAGCAGCTGGGCATGCCGGTCTCGTTCGACCTGGAGGGCCGCAGCACGCCGGTGGCCAGCGACCTGCATGGCCTGGCGCGCTTCCTGGTCAGCGACAACCCGACCGTGGAAGGCCTGGCCTATGAACTGCGCCGTGACGTGGCGCTCGACGGCATCCGCGCCCTGCAGATCGACCTGGATGATGTGTACGACCCCGACCCCGCACAGCAGGCGCGCAATCTCGATGCACTGATCGAGCGGGTCAAGCGCATCGCACCGACCCATGTCTACCTGCAGGCCTTCGCCGACCCGGACGGCAACAACACCGCCGATGCGCTGTATTTCCCGAACCGGCACATGCCGATGCGGGCGGACCTGTTCAGCCGCGTCGCCTGGCAGCTGAAATCCCGCGCTGGGGTGAAGGTCTACGCGTGGCTGCCGGTACTCGGCTTCGAGCTGCCCGACCCCGTGCAGCGCAAGGCGCTGGCGATCCGCAATGGTGATGCCGACGGCATGTACCGGTTGGATTTCACCAACCCGAAAGCCCGGCAGATCATGCTCGACATCTACGAGGACCTGGCGGTCAATTCCTACTTCGAAGGCCTGCTGTTCCATGACGACGGCTACCTGCGCGACACCGAGCTGCCCGCTCTGGCGACCGGCGACGATGGCAGTGCACGTACCCAGGCACTGATCGACTTCACCCTGGCCCTGCGCGACAGTGCGCAGCGCTGGCGGCCGAAACTGGCAACGGTGCGCAACCTGTACGCGGAGCCGGTGCTGCGCCCGCAGAGCGAAGCCTGGTTCGCGCAACGCCTGGACCTGTTCAACAAGGCCTACGACCAGACGGCGCTGATGGCGATGCCCTGGATGGAAGGCAGCAGGCACCCCGAGCGCTGGCTCGATCAGTTGCTGGCCGCGGTACGCGCACACGACCCGCAGCTTCAGCACACGCTGTTCGAGCTGCAGACCGTCGATTGGCGCAGCGGGCGACCGATTCCCGCCGAGCGCCTGCGCGCGCAGATCCGCCAGCTGCAGGCGCAGCGCGTGCACCACTTCGCCTGGTACCCGGACGACTTCATCGCCGACCACCCCTCCACCCGCGATGCCCGCGCGGCGATGTCCGCCGGCACCTTCCCGTACCCGGAGAAGTGACATGGACATGCATCCGCTGCTGCAGGTCCTGTTCCAGTTCGCCTTCTACTACCCGATGGTGATGGCGTTCTTCTGGATGTCCGGTGGCCTGTACTACTACTTCCGGCGCGAGCGGCATTCGCGGCCACGCAACGATCCACCGCTGATGATCGATCCACCGTTCGCCAGCCTGCTGATTCCCTGCCACAACGAAGCGGAGAACCTGGGCGACACGCTTGGTGCGGCATTGGCACAGCGCTATCCGGCCGACTACGAGGTAATCGCCATCGACGATGGCAGCAGCGACGACACCGGTGCCCGCCTGGATGCGCTGGCCGCGAAGCACCCGCGGCTGCGCGTGCTGCACCTGGATCGCAACCTGGGCAAGGCCAACGCCCTGCGCATGGGCGCGCTGGCGGCACGCTCGGAATATCTTGTGTGCATCGACGGCGATGCAATGCTGGAAGAACACGCGCTGCACTGGATGATCTGGCACCTGGTCAGTGGCAACCGGGTCGGCGCGGTCACCGGCAACCCGCGCATCCGCAACCGCTCCACCCTGCTCGGGCGCCTGCAGGTGGCCGAGTTCTCCTCGATCATCGGCATGATCAAGCGGGCGCAGCGCGTATATGGCCGCATCTTCACCATATCCGGCGTGATCGCCGGTTTCCGCCGCACCGCCCTGCACCAGGTCGGCTGGTGGTCGGATGACATGGTGACCGAGGACATCGACATCAGCTGGCGCCTGCAGCGCGCGCACTGGGATATCCGCTACGAACCGAACGCGCTGTGCTTCATCCTGATGCCGGAAACGCTCAAGGGGCTGTGGCGGCAGCGCCTGCGCTGGGCCCAGGGTGGCGTGGAGGTGATGCTGCGCCACGCGCGCTCGCTGCTGCACTGGAAAGAGCGCCGCATGTGGGGCGTGTTGCTGGAGTACGTGCTGAGCGTGATGTGGGCCTACACCATGCTGTTCATCGTGCTGCTGTGGGCACTGGGCAAGTTCATCGAGCTGCCGCCGCATCTGCATATCGCCAGCCTGCTGCCGGAGTGGCATGGCGTGATCCTGGCACTGGTCTGCCTGCTGCAGTTCGCCAGCAGCCTGATCATCGACCGGCGTTACGAGACACAGATTGGACGCAATTACTTCTGGGTCATCTGGTACCCGATGGCGTACTGGCTGATCAGCCTTTCCACCACCCTGGTGGCGCTGCCGAAAACCCTGCTGCGCCGTCGCAGCAAGCGCGCCACCTGGACCAGTCCCGATCGGGGGATCCGATGAACGCAACACGTCCGTCCAACCGCTTCGACTCGCGGATGATCCGCAAGCCGCATCGCCAACCACGCTTCCAGCGCACCGCCTGGGGCTTCGTCACCCTGGCGTTCTGGGGCTTCTACTTCTACCTGTGGGCGCCCTTGGTGACCCTGCTCTCGTGGCTGATCGGTGGCCAGCTGGCCTGGCAGCAACTGTACGAACGGCAGAACCAGTTCGACCCGTACGTGCTGGTGGCGCTGCCATTGATGCTGCTGTGCGCCAGCGTGCTGCTGATCGGCTGGGCCGAGTACAACCGCGCCCGTTTCCGTGGCCGCGAGCGCCGCCTGCCGCGGCCGCTGGCCAGCCTCAACGAGGTGGCCGCCGACCTGGGCGCCAGCACCGGGCTGGCCGAACGCCTGCTGGGCTGCAAGGCCGCAACGCTGCACATGGACGATCACGCGCGGCCGATCGGCATCCGCCGCGAGGTGCTGTAACTCGATTGCCCTGGGTGCCGACCTTGGTCGGCACTTGCTTTGGTGGGTACCGACCTTGGTCGGCACCGGCGTCTATCGCGAAGAGCATCCACGCATGGCGTGGATCTACTTGCGCGTCTGCCCTTCCCCGCGCACGACAAATCGTTCGACGGTGAGCGCTTCCAGCCCCATCGGGCCGTAGGCGTGCAGGCGCGTGGTGGAAATGCCGATCTCGCTGCCCAGGCCCAGCTGGCCACCGTCGGAGAAACGCGACGAAGCGTTGACCATCACCACCGCCGAGCGCAGTGCGTTGACGAAGCGCTCGGCATGGCCTGCGTCTTCGGTGGCGATCACTTCGGTGTGGTCGGAGGTATAGGTGCGGATGTGCGCGATGGCCGCGTCAAGATCATCGACCACACGCACCGCCAGTACCAGATCGAGGAACTCGGCGGCATAGTCCTCTTCGGTGGCCGCCGTGCTGCCCGGCAGCAACGGCTGCGCCTGCGCATCGGCGCGCAGTTGCACCCCGCGCTCGCCCAGCGCCTGCGCTACGCGCGGCAGGAACGATTCGGCCACATCGCGATGCACCAGCAGCGTCTCCAGCGAATTGCAGGCTGCAGGGCGGCTGCACTTGCCATCCACCAGCAGGTCGATGGCCTTGCCGAGGTCGGCGCTGGCATCCACGAACAGGTGGCAGACGCCCTTGTAATGCTTGATCACCGGCACGCGCGCGTGTTCGGCCACGAAACGGATCAGGCCTTCGCCGCCACGCGGAATGGCCAGGTCGATCAGCTCATGCAGCTGCAGCAGTTCCAGCATCGCTTCGCGGCGCAGGTCGGTCAGCACGGTCACCGCCGCCGGCGGTACGCCGTTGGCCTTCAATGCACCGGCCAGCGCCTGGGCGATGGCGGTGTTGGAGTGGATCGCTTCGGAACCACCGCGCAGGATCACGCCATTGCCCGCCTTCAGGCACAGCGCGGCCGCTTCGGCGGTCACGTTCGGGCGCGCCTCGTAGATCATCGCGATCACTCCCAGCGGAACGCGTACCTTCTGCACGCGGATGCCGTTCGGACGCACGTCGTCGCGGGTGACCTGGCCGACCGGATCGGGCAGTGCCGCCACTTCGCGTACCGCTTCGGCCATCGCGAACAGACGTGCCGGGTCCAACGCCAGGCGGTCGAGCATGGCACTGCCAACCCCCTTGCCACGCGCGGCGGCAAGGTCCCGCGCGTTGCCTGCCAGGATCAGCCCGGCATTCACTTCCAGTGCCTGCGCCATCGCCAGCAGCAGCGTGCGCCGCGCCGCACTGTCGAGGCCGGCAACGATCTGCGCCGCATCGCGGCAGGCGCGCACCTGCGCTTCGATTTCGCTCATCGGGGTGTCCTTCAAACCGGTCATGGCAGCACCAGGTCGTCGCGATGGACGACGCTGCCGCCGTAGTTGTAGCCGAGCACGGCCTGGATGTCGCGCGAATGGTGGCCGGCGATCCGGCGCACGTCGTCGGCGGCGTACTGGCTGACGCCGCGGGCGACACAGACACGCCCCTGCGGCGCGATCCAGCACACCTGCACCATGTCACCGCGGCGGAACGCGCCCTCCGCGCCGGTGATGCCACCGGGCAGCAGCGAGGCGCCCTTCTCGCGCATCGCCTGTGCCGCACCGGCATCGATGACGATCGCGCCCTCGGCCAGCGGCGCGTGCCGCAGCCAGTGCTTGCGGGCGGCCTCACGGCTGCGTGCGGCATGGATGCGGGTGCCGAACAGGCGGTCCTGCGCCAGCGCGCGCACCACGTCGCTGCTGCGGCCGTTGAACAGGTAGGTCTCGATGCCGAGGCGGCCGGCCTTGGCCGCTGCCTCCAGTTTGGTCCGCATGCCGCCGGTGCCGGCGCGCGAGCCGGCACCTCCGGCCATCGCCAGCACATCGTCACTCAGTTCCGGCACGTCGTGCAGGGGCCGCGCGTCGGCCACGGTCCGCGGGTCGGCGCTGTACAGGCCTTCGATGTCGGTGGCGATGAACAGCGCATCGGCGTCGACCAGCGCGGCCACGGTCGCGGCCAGGTTGTCGTTGTCGCCGAGCTTGAGTTCGTCCACCGATACCGTGTCGTTCTCGTTCACCACCGGCAACGCGCCCAGCCGCAGCAACTCGGTGAGCGTGGCGCGCGCATTGAGGTAGCGGCGACGGTTGCGCAGGTCGTCGTGGGTCAGCAGCACCTGCGCCACCGGGCGCTCGAAGAAGCGCTGCCAGAGCCCGATCAGCTGCGCTTGGCCGAGCGCGGCCAGGGCCTGCCGCGCCGCCATCGCCGCACCGGGTTCATCGGCCCGCGGCAGGATCGCGCGCCCGGCGGCAACCGCACCGGAGGAGACGATCACCACCTCGCGCCCGGCCAGCACGTTGGCGGAAACAAACTGGGCCAGGCCCAGCGCGTGGCGTGGCGACAGGCCGCCCCCATCGGCCGCCAGCAGGCTGCTGCCGACCTTCAGCACCGCACGCCGCCACGGCGGCAGCGCCTGTTGCGGGAACGGCGAGGCGACGTTGGCAGCGTGCAGGGTCATCGGTCAGGGCCTCAGCGGGTATTCCACTCGTGCACGGTCAGCTCGGAAGCGTGCATCGTCACCAGCGGGTCGGTGGCGACGATGGCCTGCGCCTGTTCCAGGCTCTCGACGTTGCACAGCACATAGGCACCACCGCTGCCGTCGGCGAAGCCGCCGGTCAACTGCAGTTTGCCCTGCGCCTGCAACGCGTCGAGGAAATCGCGGTGCGGCTGCACCGCTGCATCGTTGAAGTCCGGCCGGCGCATCGCCATCACCAGGTAAGCGGTGCCCGCCATCAGGACAGCGCCTGCCAGCGCGCGCGCAGTTCGTCCAGGCGCAGATCCGCGGCCGAACCCGGCGACACGCGCGCGGCGAGGCTGCCTTCCGGCGTGCGACCCTGCCCTGCGCTGTCGGCACCAGCTGCAGCAGCCTTGTAGGCCTCGCGGAACGGCACACCGGCCACGGCCGCTTCCACGGCGACGTCGGTGGCATACATGCCCGAGTCGATCGCCGCACGCAGCCTGTCGTCGCGCCATTCCAGGTTGGCCAGCAGCGCCGGCAGCAGCTCCAGTGCAGCCAGGCCACGGCCGAAGCCGTGGAAGATGGCGCCCTTGGACGACTGCAGGTCGCGGTGGTAGCCCGAGGGCAGCGACAGCAGCTGCTCGATTTCGGTGCGCGCGGCGGCGACGCTGGCGTGGGTGGCACGCATCAGCTCGATCACGTCCGGATTGCGCTTGTTGGGCATGATCGAACTGCCGGTGGTGTACTGCGCCGGCAATGCCACGAAGCCGAATTCGGCGCTGGTGAACAGCGACAGGTCCCAGGCGATGCGGCGCAGGTCCAGCGTGGCGCCGCCGAGGGCTTCCAGTGCGGCCAGCTCGAACTTGCCGCGCGACAGCTGCGCGTAGATCGGCGAAACCTGCATGCGCGCAAAGCCCAGCGCCGCCGTGGTGTGCTCGCGGTCCAGCGGCAGGTTCACGCCGTAGCCGGCGGCGGTGCCGAGCGGATTGGCATCGACCAGTGCGTGGGTGTCGCGGGCGCGGATGGCGTTGTCGATGAAAGCCTCGGCCCAGCCGGCCCACCACATGCCGGCCGAGGAGACCACGGCGCGCTGGATGTGGGTATAGCCGGGAATCGGCAGGTCCTTCTCGGCCTGCGCACGGTCCAGCGCGACCTTGGCCACCTCGGCGCTGAGCTGCGCCACGCGCTGCAGCTTTTCCTTCAGCCACAGGCGGGTGGCGACCAGGATCTGGTCGTTGCGGCTGCGGCCGGTGTGGATCTTGCGGCCGGCATCGCCGAGACGTTCGGTCAAGCGTGCTTCGATCGCCGAGTGGCCATCTTCGTACTGCGTATCCAGCACGAAGCGGCCTGCGCGGAAGTCCTGCGCCAGCACGTCGAGCTCGCGCAGCAGGCCGGCCAGTTCGTCGGCGCTGAGGATGCCGATGTGCTGCAGGCCCTGCGCATGCGCGGCGCTGGCGGCGATGTCATGCAGGAAGAACTCGCGGTCGAGGATCACGTCGTCGCCGGCGAGGAAGGTCTGGATCTGGGCGTCGACAGCGACGCCGGGCTTCTGCCAAAGAAGGTCTGCCATGGGGGCTCCGGAATACGTGTTCAGTGCGGGATCGACGTCAGTTCGTCGATGCCCAGCGCGAGGTTGAGGTTCTGCATGGCCTGGGTGGCTGCACCCTTGAGCAGGTTGTCCAGGGTCGCCACCACCACGACCCGCTTGCCGCCCGGGGCCAGGGTGAAGCCACCGACCTGGGCGCCATGGCGGCCGGCGATGCGGCTGACCCACGGTGCCTCATCCACCACCTCGATCAGCGGTTCGCCGGCATAGGCCTGCTGGAAGCGCTCGACGATCTGTTCGCGGGTCTGCACGCGGTTCAGCCACAGGTTGGCGGTGAGCGTGATGCCACGGAAATGCGGCGCGACGTGTGGCATGAACTCGACCGCCACGCCCAGCTGCACCGACACCTCGCGCTCATGCACGTGGTTGGTCAGCGCATACGGCATCAGGTTGTCGGCCAGCAGCTCGACGTTGTTCTTGTCCGACGGCGTGGTGCCGGCACCGGAGTAACCGGAGACACCGAAGCACTGCGGCGGGCCAGCCAGCAGGTCCAGCAGCGGATGCACCGCCAGCTGCATCGCGGTGGCATAGCAGCCCGGGTTGCTGATGTGCTTCTGGCCGTTGTAGCGGCCGCGGGTCAGCTCCGGCAGGCCGTAATACCAGCTGTTGTCGAAGCGATAGTCGGCCGAGAGATCGACGATGACGGTGTCCGGCTTCGCCGCTTCCAGTGCCGCCACGAACGGAGCGGCCAGGCCGTTGGGCAGGGCCAGGATCACCGCGTCCACGCCCTTGGCGGCCACCGCATCGGCGTCCAGGTTCTCGTACTGCAGCTCCCCCTGGAATTCCGGATGGTGGTCGGACAGGCGCTGCCCGGCGCGTTCGCGCGAGGACACGAAGGCCAGCTGCAGCCGCGGGTGTGCGGCCACCAGCTTGATCAACTCGGCGCCGGTATGGCCACGGGCGCCGACGATGCCCAGGGTGAAAGTCGAATCGTTCATGCGTGGCTGTCCAGGCGGTACTGCAGGTGGCGCTTCACGCCCTGCCATTCCGTATCGATGATGGAGAAGATGACGGTGTCGCGCGGTGTGCCGTCGGCGTGCCGCTTGTGGTTGCGCAGCACGCCGTCCTGCTTGGCACCGAGGCGGGCGATGGCGGTACGCGAGGTGAAGTTGAACCAGCTGGTTTCCAGCACCAGGCTGATGCAGCCCATGGTTTCGAAGGCGTGCTGCAGCAGCAACAGCTTGGTTTCGGTGTTGACGCCGGTACGCTGCACGCGCGGTGCATACCAGGTGTAGCCCAGGCTGAGCTTGGGCACGCCGGCATCCAGGTCGTAGAAGCGGGTGGTACCCACGATGTCACCCGCCGCATCGAGGATCACGAACGGCAGCACCTTGCCTTCCGCCTGCGCCTGCAGCGCGGCCTGCACATAGGCCTCGACCCGCTCCGGCGAAGGCACCTGGGTGTACCAGAGCTGGTCCAGGCCGCTGCCCTCCACGGCGGCGCGCAGGCCAGGCACATGCTCGGGCTGCAGCGGCTGCAGTGTCACGTGCTGGCCGCGCAGGGTGGGAATCGTAGTCCAGTGATCGGAATGGTCCATCATTCAGTCCTGCAGGCTCGGTGCGCGCTGGGCGCAATGGTCGACATAGGTGCTGATCCGGTCGATGCCATCGGCGCCGTACCAGAACACCTTCCAATGGCCCTGCTTATAGCAGCCATCGGATTCAGCATAGTAGAAGTGATTGATCGGGTTGCCATTGCGCGAACGCCAGAACAGCTGCGGCGTTTCATCCCGCATCACGTTCCACACCGCGCGGCCGAGGCCTTCACCCTGTGCATCATCGAGCACGGCGAACTTGTCCAGGTACACGCCCTCGGCTTCGTCGGTGAGGATCACCGCGGTGCGGTAGTTCTCGCTGACATAGGCGCGCAGCAGCTTGGTCTTCTGGAAATAGTCAGGCACCAGCGTGCGGCCGAAGCTGGATTCGATCAGGCCCTTCAGCCGTGGCAGGTCCAGCTCGTCCCACGCGGTGGCGCGCAGCACCTTCTCGCCCTTGCGCACCAGCGTACCCGAGCCCTTGTGGGTGAACAGTTCCTTGGCCAGGTCGGCCGGACGCGTGATTGACACCGACGATTCCAGCGGCAGGCGGTCGAGCAGGTCCTTGATCTGTTCGATCTTCACCTTCATGCCACCGTGGATC
This portion of the Stenotrophomonas sp. WZN-1 genome encodes:
- the pgaA gene encoding poly-beta-1,6 N-acetyl-D-glucosamine export porin PgaA translates to MVVHRRLALCVGLACTALAWASLAAPPDREAALAEIGRYRDQARWLDALGAIERASQQQPNDDLLFKLRVLTLGDIGNAWRAWELYQQRPQLFDDAQKQRLEGDYLAKLVVWSLAYSSSEDSRLEEAESTLARMQRYLGGEGTPPAQAPLRIRMDRLILLNRLGRHAQVREEARALQAEGHTLPDYVLPAVGDSLMGTLHPEEAIPVLQAAVAGDPTRDASHSELAYAYLESEQQEKAIDLLQAWRDKEPAWRWSNGKSPYANWSRYEADLNLAMVRAYSGDLHTAQHDLESMVEIAPGNGGLQSALGSVYMMRGWPRRALQRQQMAHALDPRDIEPRLGMEEAYVALQRDDLARPLHDDLVARYPTQPAVERMDQAWRAHRGWQLQAWTDIGHSSGGGGTSPLGNNDRHYGVEVETPILDDRWRLFALADRRSTDFQDQRIDPLWLGAGVRYRFGRLDAEAAVLRANDHIGDTGLRAGVGWQFNDYWHAGVVAARNDPDASMQARAAGITADSVSAQVDYRRSELTHWMFGASRFRYDDGNHRELFSTRLEQRLLTRPRWLIDGLASAYTSRGSRDDAPYFNPKRDRMVEIGLRIDQQLWRHYERHFRHRLTVSLGDYWQDGFGSALVPSVSYMHEWQLGPGRVFEYGVRWSRPVYDGHRERHIGFEAALRWGD
- the pgaB gene encoding poly-beta-1,6-N-acetyl-D-glucosamine N-deacetylase PgaB — translated: MARILRLIVLLLLACVPPAFAQQPLHLDAIDNGLLILSYHDIRDQVAAKGDADTYAVSTQNFAAHLDWLGAHGYHPVSLSQVIEASQGRATLPPKPVLLTFDDGLRSVYDKAFPLLQAYHYPALVAVITDYVDMAPGRTIDYGYRPFGHDDFVTWAQLKQMHDSGLIEVASHTDDLHHGVLANPQGNSTPAVVTRIYTPATHSYESEAQYEQRLRTDLARSVQRIEQHLGVRPRAIVWPYAAYNQLSNDIAEQLGMPVSFDLEGRSTPVASDLHGLARFLVSDNPTVEGLAYELRRDVALDGIRALQIDLDDVYDPDPAQQARNLDALIERVKRIAPTHVYLQAFADPDGNNTADALYFPNRHMPMRADLFSRVAWQLKSRAGVKVYAWLPVLGFELPDPVQRKALAIRNGDADGMYRLDFTNPKARQIMLDIYEDLAVNSYFEGLLFHDDGYLRDTELPALATGDDGSARTQALIDFTLALRDSAQRWRPKLATVRNLYAEPVLRPQSEAWFAQRLDLFNKAYDQTALMAMPWMEGSRHPERWLDQLLAAVRAHDPQLQHTLFELQTVDWRSGRPIPAERLRAQIRQLQAQRVHHFAWYPDDFIADHPSTRDARAAMSAGTFPYPEK
- the pgaC gene encoding poly-beta-1,6-N-acetyl-D-glucosamine synthase, which encodes MDMHPLLQVLFQFAFYYPMVMAFFWMSGGLYYYFRRERHSRPRNDPPLMIDPPFASLLIPCHNEAENLGDTLGAALAQRYPADYEVIAIDDGSSDDTGARLDALAAKHPRLRVLHLDRNLGKANALRMGALAARSEYLVCIDGDAMLEEHALHWMIWHLVSGNRVGAVTGNPRIRNRSTLLGRLQVAEFSSIIGMIKRAQRVYGRIFTISGVIAGFRRTALHQVGWWSDDMVTEDIDISWRLQRAHWDIRYEPNALCFILMPETLKGLWRQRLRWAQGGVEVMLRHARSLLHWKERRMWGVLLEYVLSVMWAYTMLFIVLLWALGKFIELPPHLHIASLLPEWHGVILALVCLLQFASSLIIDRRYETQIGRNYFWVIWYPMAYWLISLSTTLVALPKTLLRRRSKRATWTSPDRGIR
- the pgaD gene encoding poly-beta-1,6-N-acetyl-D-glucosamine biosynthesis protein PgaD; the protein is MNATRPSNRFDSRMIRKPHRQPRFQRTAWGFVTLAFWGFYFYLWAPLVTLLSWLIGGQLAWQQLYERQNQFDPYVLVALPLMLLCASVLLIGWAEYNRARFRGRERRLPRPLASLNEVAADLGASTGLAERLLGCKAATLHMDDHARPIGIRREVL
- a CDS encoding glutamate-5-semialdehyde dehydrogenase, whose amino-acid sequence is MTGLKDTPMSEIEAQVRACRDAAQIVAGLDSAARRTLLLAMAQALEVNAGLILAGNARDLAAARGKGVGSAMLDRLALDPARLFAMAEAVREVAALPDPVGQVTRDDVRPNGIRVQKVRVPLGVIAMIYEARPNVTAEAAALCLKAGNGVILRGGSEAIHSNTAIAQALAGALKANGVPPAAVTVLTDLRREAMLELLQLHELIDLAIPRGGEGLIRFVAEHARVPVIKHYKGVCHLFVDASADLGKAIDLLVDGKCSRPAACNSLETLLVHRDVAESFLPRVAQALGERGVQLRADAQAQPLLPGSTAATEEDYAAEFLDLVLAVRVVDDLDAAIAHIRTYTSDHTEVIATEDAGHAERFVNALRSAVVMVNASSRFSDGGQLGLGSEIGISTTRLHAYGPMGLEALTVERFVVRGEGQTRK
- the proB gene encoding glutamate 5-kinase, which produces MTLHAANVASPFPQQALPPWRRAVLKVGSSLLAADGGGLSPRHALGLAQFVSANVLAGREVVIVSSGAVAAGRAILPRADEPGAAMAARQALAALGQAQLIGLWQRFFERPVAQVLLTHDDLRNRRRYLNARATLTELLRLGALPVVNENDTVSVDELKLGDNDNLAATVAALVDADALFIATDIEGLYSADPRTVADARPLHDVPELSDDVLAMAGGAGSRAGTGGMRTKLEAAAKAGRLGIETYLFNGRSSDVVRALAQDRLFGTRIHAARSREAARKHWLRHAPLAEGAIVIDAGAAQAMREKGASLLPGGITGAEGAFRRGDMVQVCWIAPQGRVCVARGVSQYAADDVRRIAGHHSRDIQAVLGYNYGGSVVHRDDLVLP
- a CDS encoding YciI family protein; protein product: MAGTAYLVMAMRRPDFNDAAVQPHRDFLDALQAQGKLQLTGGFADGSGGAYVLCNVESLEQAQAIVATDPLVTMHASELTVHEWNTR
- the argH gene encoding argininosuccinate lyase; the protein is MADLLWQKPGVAVDAQIQTFLAGDDVILDREFFLHDIAASAAHAQGLQHIGILSADELAGLLRELDVLAQDFRAGRFVLDTQYEDGHSAIEARLTERLGDAGRKIHTGRSRNDQILVATRLWLKEKLQRVAQLSAEVAKVALDRAQAEKDLPIPGYTHIQRAVVSSAGMWWAGWAEAFIDNAIRARDTHALVDANPLGTAAGYGVNLPLDREHTTAALGFARMQVSPIYAQLSRGKFELAALEALGGATLDLRRIAWDLSLFTSAEFGFVALPAQYTTGSSIMPNKRNPDVIELMRATHASVAAARTEIEQLLSLPSGYHRDLQSSKGAIFHGFGRGLAALELLPALLANLEWRDDRLRAAIDSGMYATDVAVEAAVAGVPFREAYKAAAAGADSAGQGRTPEGSLAARVSPGSAADLRLDELRARWQALS
- the argC gene encoding N-acetyl-gamma-glutamyl-phosphate reductase; its protein translation is MNDSTFTLGIVGARGHTGAELIKLVAAHPRLQLAFVSSRERAGQRLSDHHPEFQGELQYENLDADAVAAKGVDAVILALPNGLAAPFVAALEAAKPDTVIVDLSADYRFDNSWYYGLPELTRGRYNGQKHISNPGCYATAMQLAVHPLLDLLAGPPQCFGVSGYSGAGTTPSDKNNVELLADNLMPYALTNHVHEREVSVQLGVAVEFMPHVAPHFRGITLTANLWLNRVQTREQIVERFQQAYAGEPLIEVVDEAPWVSRIAGRHGAQVGGFTLAPGGKRVVVVATLDNLLKGAATQAMQNLNLALGIDELTSIPH
- a CDS encoding GNAT family protein; the protein is MDHSDHWTTIPTLRGQHVTLQPLQPEHVPGLRAAVEGSGLDQLWYTQVPSPERVEAYVQAALQAQAEGKVLPFVILDAAGDIVGTTRFYDLDAGVPKLSLGYTWYAPRVQRTGVNTETKLLLLQHAFETMGCISLVLETSWFNFTSRTAIARLGAKQDGVLRNHKRHADGTPRDTVIFSIIDTEWQGVKRHLQYRLDSHA